The sequence below is a genomic window from Ciceribacter thiooxidans.
CAAGCGTGTTGCCTGCAGCGCCCCGTTCGGCGCTCATCATCTCCAGAAACGCCTCGATACGTGCTTTGCTGAGATTGGACACGGGCAGTTTCCTGTTTGTCTCGGCTCGGCCTACTCTTGGGCCGGGTTGACCCGCTCGGAAGGAATCCGGACCGTGATCTCCCGCTCTTTCGGCTCCACGAACAGGACGAGCGCGTACATTGTTCCGTAAATCATCGCGGCGATTGTCGCGCAGAAGAACAGGAAACGGAACAGTGTCGGCATCGGCTCCTCCCTCGTCCGCGGGCGCCCTTTCTATATGAAGGGGGCTTGGACACGTTGCAAGCCCGTGGAGGTGCCTCTTTCGGTCGCTGTGGCTTGACGCTCGGCCCGCATTTGTCAATACCGTTCTCAAAAGAGACGCGAACAGGCTGATGACCGATTTGACCCCACCCGTTGCCCCGTCGCTGAGCGCGCGAGCCCGCGCAGCGCTCGGGCGCAGAAATTTGGTCTTCGTCGGACTGATGGGCGCCGGGAAGTCGGCGATCGGTCGTATGACGGCCTCGCAGCTCGGCCTTCCCTTCGTCGACACCGATGCCGAAATCGAACGGGTCTCGCGGATGACGATCAGCGAACTCTTTGCCGCTTATGGGGAAGGGGAGTTTCGCGAACTGGAGACACGTGTCATCAAACGTCTCCTGAGAACCGGCCCGCGCGTGATATCGACCGGTGGCGGCGCCTTCATCAACGAAAAGACGCGCAAGCAAATCGAACGGGGCGGGATCTCGCTCTGGCTCAAGGCCGACCTGGATGTGCTATGGGAGCGGGTCAACAAGCGCGACCATCGCCCTCTGTTGAAGACGGAAAACCCGAAGCAGACGCTCGAGAACCTTATGAGCCAGCGCTATCCAGTTTATGCGCTCGCCGACATGACCGTCCAGTCGCGGGACGAGCGCAAGGAGATCATCGTCGACGAGGTACTCGCGGCGATCGTGGAATACTGTACCAAAGGCCATAAGTATGAGTGAAGTTGAGAGTTCTGAACGTCTCGTTCATGTGCCGCTCGGTGACCGGGCCTACGACATCCTGATCGGGAGTGGCCTGATTGCGCGGGCGGGTGGCGAGATATCTACCCGTATCAAGGGACGCAAGGCCGCAATCATCACCGATGACCATGTCGGCCCTCTCTATCTCGACGCGTTGATGGACAGCCTGCAAACCGACGGGATCGAGGCCGTGTCGCTGAGCCTGCCAGCAGGCGAGAAGACCAAGAGCTTCGAACATCTGATGCGGGTCTGTGATGTCCTTCTCGAGGCGCGGATCGAACGCAACGATGCCGTCATCGCGCTCGGCGGCGGCGTCATCGGCGACCTGACCGGCTTTGCCGCCGGGATCGTTCGCCGGGGTGTTCGTTTCGTGCAGATTCCGACCTCGCTTCTGGCGCAGGTAGACTCCTCCGTCGGCGGCAAGACCGGCATCAATACCCGCCAGGGCAAGAACCTCGTCGGCGTGTTCTATCAGCCGGATCTCGTGCTTGCGGATACGGCGGTTCTCAACAGTCTGAGCAAACGTGAATTCCGGGCCGGCTATGCCGAAGTGGTCAAGTACGGCCTGATCGACAAACCGGACTTCTTCGACTGGCTCGAACGAAACTGGAAGGATATCTTCTCCGGCGGTGAGGCGCGTGCCGAGGCGATTGCCACGAGCTGCCGCGCGAAGGCAGAGGTGGTTGCTGCCGACGAGCGCGAACTCGGTCGCCGCGCGCTGCTCAATCTCGGCCATACCTTCGGTCACGCACTCGAGGCGGCGACCGGATACGACAGCAAGCGTCTCGTCCACGGGGAGGGGGTTGCGATCGGTATGGTGCTGGCGCATCAGTTTTCTGCGCGACTCAACCTGGCGAGCCCGGATGACGCCGAGCGAGTAGCGGCCCATCTCAAAGCCGTCGGCCTTCCGACCACGATGGGGGATATTGAAGGCGAGCTTCCTCCGACCGATATATTGATGCAGGCGATCGCCCAGGACAAGAAGGTCAAGGGCGGCAAGCTCACATTCATCCTGACCCACGGCATCGGCCAGTCGTTTGTTGCCGATGATGTCGCGGCCTCGGAGGTGTTCAGCTTCCTTCAGGAGAAACACCCAGGATAATCGGTTCCTTCCGTCGCGCCCGATTTACCGCTCGCGCTGGCTCCTCCCGCTCTTAAGTGGGCGGCGAAATGGCGGCGATCCCGGAGAAATGCCGCGGATCGAAGTCGCTGTGTCTGCGTTTACCAGCGTGTCTCTTCGCCGGGAGCGGCAGCCTCTATGGCGAGGGCATGGAGGCCGGCGTCGAACTCCGCTGCCAGGAGGTCGGTAATGGCCCTGTGGCGGGCGACACGGCTCATTCCGGAGAATGCGTCGGCCACGATACGGATACGCATGTGCGTCTCGCCGGATCCGGTCATGCCGGGCTGATGTCCGGCGTGCTGCATGCTTTCGTCGAGCACCACCAGGCGCTCGGGGTGAAAGGCGTCGACGAGCTTGGCTTCGATTGTTGAGCGGACCGACATTAAGGCTATCTCCGACTTTGCTGCGAGAGCGAAAAGCCCTCACAAAGCCAAGAACATTCTGATTTGTCAATTCTTGCCGCGAGGCAAGCGGAACCCCATAATTCGATGATGAACCTCGACTCAAAATACTTCGATCGCATCCGCACCCATCGCAAGAAGGAGCAGGATGCCGGTCCTGCCACGCCGACGTGCCAGTGGGACGGCTGCGAGAAGGCTGGAGTTCATCGCGCACCGGTTGGGCGCAATGCCGAGGGGCAGTTTTTCCTGTTCTGCTTCGAGCACGTGAAGGAATACAACAAAGGATACAACTACTTCTCAGGTTTGTCGGACAACGAGATCGCCCGCTACCAGAAGGAGGCGATCACCGGCCATCGTCCAACCTGGACGGTCGGCGTCAACAAGGCGGCGCGGAACAGTCCGCTGCATTCGACGTTGCGGTCCGGAACGGCCGGCACGCATTCGCAGGTCAAGGACCCCTTCGGGTTTGTCGGGCAGTCCCGCGGCGCAGGTGCGCGCTTTCAGCCGCAGGCCAGAAAACTCAAGAGTCTCGACGCGAAGGCGTTCGATACCTTGGGCCTGCCGGAGAACTCGTCTGCGAGCCAGATCAAGAGCCGCTACAAGGAGCTTGTGAAAAAGCATCACCCGGATGCAAATGGCGGCGATAGGGGCTCGGAGGACCGTTTTCGCGCTGTTATCCAAGCGTATCAACTGCTAAAGCAGTCTGGCTTCTGTTAGTCGAAAACGCTACGAAATACGCATTCTATATGCAGCCGGTCGTCGCCGCCCGGCATGGAGAGACGATGAGCAAAATTGACCTTGATGTGTCCAATCTTCCTGACACGACCATTTCGGTCCGGGAAGTGTTCGGAATCGACAGTGACATCCGTGTCCCGGCCTACAGCACCGGCGACGCTTACGTGCCGGACCTCGACCCTGACTACCTGTTTGACCGCGAAACGACGCTGGCGATTCTTGCCGGTTTTGCGCATAACCGCCGCGTGATGGTGTCGGGTTTTCACGGGACGGGCAAGTCGACCCACATCGAGCAGGTCGCCGCGCGTCTCAACTGGCCTTGCGTCCGCGTCAACCTCGACAGCCATGTCAGCCGTATCGACCTCGTCGGCAAGGACGCGATCGTCCTGAAGGACGGCAAGCAGATCACCGAATTCAAGGACGGCATTCTGCCGTGGGCTTACCAGCACAACGTCGCGCTCGTGTTCGACGAATACGATGCCGGTCGTCCGGACGTGATGTTTGTGATTCAGCGGGTTCTGGAATCGTCCGGTCGCCTGACGCTCCTCGACCAGAGCCGCGTCATCCGTCCTCATCCGGCATTCCGTCTGTTCGCGACGGCCAATACCGTCGGCCTCGGTGACACGACGGGCCTTTATCACGGCACGCAGCAGATCAACCAGGCACAGATGGACCGCTGGTCGATCGTGACCACGCTCAACTATCTGCCGCACGACAAGGAAGTCGATATCGTGCTTGCCAAGGTGAAGAGTTTCGCCTCGACCGAAGCGGGTCGCGAGACCGTCTCGCGCATGGTGCGGCTTGCCGATCTCACCCGCTCGGCGTTCATGAATGGCGATCTCTCGACCGTCATGAGTCCGCGCACCGTGATCACCTGGGCGGAGAACGCGGAGATCTTCGGCGACGTCGCATTCGCCTTCCGTGTCACCTTCCTCAACAAGTGCGACGAACTCGAGCGTAATCTCGTCGCGGAGCAGTACCAGCGCGCATTCGGCGTCGAACTGAAGGAGAGCGCC
It includes:
- a CDS encoding shikimate kinase, with translation MTDLTPPVAPSLSARARAALGRRNLVFVGLMGAGKSAIGRMTASQLGLPFVDTDAEIERVSRMTISELFAAYGEGEFRELETRVIKRLLRTGPRVISTGGGAFINEKTRKQIERGGISLWLKADLDVLWERVNKRDHRPLLKTENPKQTLENLMSQRYPVYALADMTVQSRDERKEIIVDEVLAAIVEYCTKGHKYE
- the aroB gene encoding 3-dehydroquinate synthase codes for the protein MSEVESSERLVHVPLGDRAYDILIGSGLIARAGGEISTRIKGRKAAIITDDHVGPLYLDALMDSLQTDGIEAVSLSLPAGEKTKSFEHLMRVCDVLLEARIERNDAVIALGGGVIGDLTGFAAGIVRRGVRFVQIPTSLLAQVDSSVGGKTGINTRQGKNLVGVFYQPDLVLADTAVLNSLSKREFRAGYAEVVKYGLIDKPDFFDWLERNWKDIFSGGEARAEAIATSCRAKAEVVAADERELGRRALLNLGHTFGHALEAATGYDSKRLVHGEGVAIGMVLAHQFSARLNLASPDDAERVAAHLKAVGLPTTMGDIEGELPPTDILMQAIAQDKKVKGGKLTFILTHGIGQSFVADDVAASEVFSFLQEKHPG
- the cobS gene encoding cobaltochelatase subunit CobS, with amino-acid sequence MSKIDLDVSNLPDTTISVREVFGIDSDIRVPAYSTGDAYVPDLDPDYLFDRETTLAILAGFAHNRRVMVSGFHGTGKSTHIEQVAARLNWPCVRVNLDSHVSRIDLVGKDAIVLKDGKQITEFKDGILPWAYQHNVALVFDEYDAGRPDVMFVIQRVLESSGRLTLLDQSRVIRPHPAFRLFATANTVGLGDTTGLYHGTQQINQAQMDRWSIVTTLNYLPHDKEVDIVLAKVKSFASTEAGRETVSRMVRLADLTRSAFMNGDLSTVMSPRTVITWAENAEIFGDVAFAFRVTFLNKCDELERNLVAEQYQRAFGVELKESAANIVLGA
- a CDS encoding J domain-containing protein; this translates as MNLDSKYFDRIRTHRKKEQDAGPATPTCQWDGCEKAGVHRAPVGRNAEGQFFLFCFEHVKEYNKGYNYFSGLSDNEIARYQKEAITGHRPTWTVGVNKAARNSPLHSTLRSGTAGTHSQVKDPFGFVGQSRGAGARFQPQARKLKSLDAKAFDTLGLPENSSASQIKSRYKELVKKHHPDANGGDRGSEDRFRAVIQAYQLLKQSGFC
- a CDS encoding BolA family protein, which encodes MSVRSTIEAKLVDAFHPERLVVLDESMQHAGHQPGMTGSGETHMRIRIVADAFSGMSRVARHRAITDLLAAEFDAGLHALAIEAAAPGEETRW